Proteins encoded within one genomic window of Granulicella pectinivorans:
- a CDS encoding metallophosphoesterase, whose protein sequence is MRPFAEEQKTETPALHSRSVTRRSLLMGAGLAVAGTTLYSCEFARHALQHIEVPVAVRNLPEAFQGFRIVQISDIHFDEYTEPSFFNHIIQEVNALSADLVLITGDFITHGPPRHVPEQDIYQVAEALRGLTCPQRMGCLGNHDSAVGADYIAGILRGRDTPVLVNQYVPIERSGQHIWIGGVADPATSRPNLGLAMPRNPDAPVILMAHAPDYVDDVLRHPDGGKVDLVLSGHTHGGQVRLPGIGPLILPPMGKKYAHGHYRFGSLQLYVNRGLGTVGVPIRFNCPPEITTITLSRA, encoded by the coding sequence ATGCGCCCTTTTGCAGAAGAGCAGAAGACTGAAACGCCGGCCCTTCATTCAAGATCCGTCACGCGGCGCAGTCTGCTGATGGGTGCGGGCCTTGCAGTAGCGGGAACTACCCTCTATTCCTGCGAATTTGCGCGCCACGCACTCCAGCACATCGAAGTTCCGGTTGCCGTCCGCAATTTACCCGAAGCCTTCCAGGGATTTCGCATCGTCCAGATCTCGGACATTCACTTCGACGAGTACACCGAGCCTTCGTTTTTCAATCACATTATTCAGGAAGTCAATGCCTTATCCGCTGATCTGGTGCTAATCACCGGGGACTTCATCACGCATGGGCCGCCCCGCCATGTCCCGGAGCAGGACATCTACCAGGTCGCGGAGGCTTTGCGGGGACTTACCTGTCCCCAGCGGATGGGATGCCTGGGAAATCACGACTCTGCGGTCGGCGCGGACTATATCGCCGGCATCCTGCGCGGGCGCGACACCCCGGTCCTGGTCAATCAGTACGTTCCGATTGAGCGGAGCGGCCAGCATATCTGGATCGGCGGAGTCGCTGACCCGGCAACGAGCCGGCCGAATCTCGGGCTTGCCATGCCCCGAAACCCGGATGCACCTGTCATCCTGATGGCGCATGCCCCGGACTACGTGGACGATGTTCTGAGGCACCCGGACGGCGGAAAAGTGGATCTTGTGCTCTCCGGACACACGCACGGCGGACAGGTTCGCTTACCGGGCATCGGTCCGCTGATTCTTCCCCCCATGGGAAAGAAGTATGCCCACGGGCACTATCGGTTTGGATCGCTGCAACTCTATGTGAACAGGGGCCTAGGAACCGTCGGAGTGCCGATTCGCTTCAATTGCCCCCCGGAGATTACGACGATCACGCTGTCACGTGCCTGA
- a CDS encoding helix-turn-helix domain-containing protein gives MAGAVQVMVREVMDIRQAAEYLGISGDTLYRYASEGFVPAFKLGNRWRFKKSLLDGWMVEKSGGTPAPAAPVVVEEKKPVRRAR, from the coding sequence ATGGCTGGAGCGGTGCAGGTGATGGTCCGTGAGGTGATGGATATCCGGCAGGCGGCGGAGTATCTGGGAATCAGCGGGGACACGCTTTATCGCTATGCCTCCGAAGGATTTGTCCCGGCGTTCAAGCTTGGGAACCGCTGGCGCTTCAAGAAGAGCCTTCTCGACGGCTGGATGGTGGAGAAGAGCGGTGGCACGCCTGCTCCCGCGGCACCCGTTGTGGTCGAAGAAAAGAAGCCGGTGCGACGGGCTCGTTAG